A stretch of Arachis hypogaea cultivar Tifrunner chromosome 15, arahy.Tifrunner.gnm2.J5K5, whole genome shotgun sequence DNA encodes these proteins:
- the LOC140178999 gene encoding protein FAR-RED IMPAIRED RESPONSE 1-like: protein MGGNAPKGFLTDQCASMKRALEACMPTTIHRWCIWHIMKKIPSKLNGYKGHAEIEQEISQVVWNSHSKDSFDRNLNDFLLNFGLVDNKWLSDLYEDRHIWVPIYLDHHFWAGMRSTQRSESMHSFFNKFITRNSSLIQFVKQYDNFLGSREQAERESDVADFHTVIPCATKSSIEAQFQDVYTHQKFRKVQAQFRGKANCITRLTNSAIGYSVYEVGEQVFSSIFNKFVVTYDSVAAEVKCQCLLFESRGILCRHALSVLSFEQVSQVSPRYILERWSKKVKRRHTHIKSSHDEPLLEPRSKRFDQLVFRSQNICEFASESEELTAILHRAYDNVMVEMESLKAKRKGTSSLSHEDANLESVNELQSPPRIRTRGRPKNRLGSKLDKQIANATKKKKTKGLNELNLFDAASVVHSNSSQY, encoded by the exons atgggaggaaatgctccgaaaggATTTCTCACCGACcaatgcgcatcaatgaaaagggctttagaggcctgtatgccaacaacaattcatcgttggtgtatttggcacatcatgaagaagattccaagcaaattaaacgggtacaagggacatgcagaaattgaacaagaaataagccaagttgtttggaactctcatagtaaagactcatttgataggaatttgaatgattttctgctgaattttggtcttgtggacaataagtggctttcag AtctctatgaagaccgtcatatatgggttccaatctatctggatcaccacttctgggcagggatgagaagtacacaaaggagcgagagcatgcattcattttttaacaagtttattacccgaaacagctcgcttattcaattcgtcaaacaatacgataatttcCTTGGAAgtagggagcaagcagagagagaatcagatgttgcagattttcatacggtcataccgtgtgcaaccaaatcctccattgaagctcagtttcaagatgtgtacactcatcaaaagtttaggaaagtccaagcacaattcagaggaaaggcgaattgcatcactagATTAACGAATTCTGCtataggctattcagtatacgaagttggagaacaagttttcagctcaatattcaacaagtttgtggttacttacgactcagtagcagccgaagtaaaatgccaatgcttattattcgagtcaagagggatactgtgccgtcacgcactaagcgtgttaagctttgaacaagtaagccaagtgtcacctagatatatactggaacgatggagcaagaaggtaaagaggcgacacacacacatcaagagcagccacgacgagccactgttggagccaagaagcaagaggtttgaccaattggtttttcgttcgcaaaatatttgcgaatttgcatccgaatcggaggagctgactgcaattttgcaccgtgcgtacgataacgtcatggttgagatggaatcattgaaagccaaaaggaagggcacatcttctttatctcacgaagacgccaacttggaatccgttaacgagcttcaaagccctccaaggattcgaacaagaggacgtccaaaaaataggctaggttcaaagttggacaaacagattgcaaatgccacaaagaagaagaaaacgaaaggtttaaacgag ttaaacctctttgatgctgcatcagtggtgcattcaaattccagccaatattaa
- the LOC112750958 gene encoding uncharacterized protein isoform X1 — MLRYALQIPNSVSHSALRLSFPSTSSLHSHSQPQSLDEAVDSFTRMLSMRRTPPIIQFNKILGSLSKTNHFHAAVSLFQQLQGRGIAPDLFTLSIVINCCCGMGRMALAFSILAKIFRMGFQPNTITLNTLIKGLCLIGNVEKALHFHDRVLAHGFQFNQVTYGTLINGLCKTGHTSAAIQVLRNIPRYGIVPNVVMYSAIIDSLCKDTLVSDAFHLYSEMLAKGIYPNVITYSSLIFGLCLVGQFKEAIDLLSDMVLKNVTPNVYTYNTLIDGLCKEGKIKDAKSVLAVMAKSGVKPDVVTYTSLMDGYCLVNQVNKAKYVFNTMAQSRVSLDAQSYTIMINGLCKSKMVDEALSLFEEMRRKYLVPNTITYSTLIDGLSKSKRISCALELLVKMHERGPPANVVTYNSLLDGMFNIKQVDKALMLFKQMKESGIDPDICTYNVLIDGLCKGGRLVVAKEIFQDLSVKGYPPNVRTYTIMINGLCREGLFEEALALLSEMEHNGCLPNAVTFETVIRALFEKDENDMAEKFLREMVARGLLN; from the coding sequence ATGTTAAGGTATGCTCTTCAAATCCCAAATTCTGTTTCCCACTCTGCTCTCCGTCTTTCCTTCCCTTCAACTTCATCCCTACACTCTCACTCTCAGCCCCAATCGCTTGATGAAGCTGTTGATTCCTTCACTCGCATGCTCTCTATGCGTCGTACTCCTCCCATCATCCAATTTAACAAGATTTTGGGATCCCTTTCCAAGACGAACCATTTCCACGCTGCCGTTTCCCTTTTTCAGCAATTGCAAGGCAGAGGAATCGCTCCCGACTTATTTACTTTGAGCATCGTAATTAATTGTTGTTGCGGCATGGGTCGTATGGCGCTTGCTTTCTCTATATTGGCCAAGATTTTCAGGATGGGTTTTCAGCCTAATACCATAACGTTGAATACACTCATTAAAGGTCTCTGTCTCATTGGTAATGTTGAAAAAGCACTGCACTTTCATGACAGAGTGCTGGCTCATGGATTTCAGTTTAATCAAGTCACTTATGGGACCTTGATCAATGGCCTCTGTAAGACCGGACACACATCAGCTGCTATTCAAGTGTTGAGAAACATCCCACGGTATGGGATTGTTCCTAATGTCGTAATGTACAGCGCAATTATTGATAGTCTGTGCAAGGATACACTTGTAAGCGATGCTTTTCATTTATATTCTGAAATGCTTGCTAAGGGAATTTATCCTAATGTTATCACATACAGTTCTCTCATTTTTGGATTGTGTCTTGTGGGTCAATTTAAGGAAGCCATTGATTTGCTAAGTGATATGGTGCTTAAAAACGTTACTCCCAATGTTTATACTTACAATACTTTGATTGATGGGCTATGCAAGGAAGGAAAGATCAAAGATGCTAAGAGTGTATTGGCTGTAATGGCAAAATCTGGTGTAAAACCAGATGTAGTTACTTATACCAGCTTAATGGATGGATATTGTTTGGTTAATCAGGTGAATAAGGCAAAATATGTATTCAACACAATGGCACAAAGTAGAGTGTCACTTGATGCTCAAAGTTACACTATCATGATTAATGGCTTGTGCAAAAGTAAAATGGTCGATGAAGCCTTGAGTCTCTTTGAAGAAATGCGTCGTAAGTACTTGGTTCCAAACACTATAACCTACAGCACTCTTATTGATGGCttgagcaaatcaaagagaatctCTTGTGCTTTGGAGCTTCTTGTCAAGATGCACGAAAGAGGTCCACCCGCTAATGTAGTCACTTACAATTCCTTGTTGGATGGGATGTTTAATATCAAACAAGTTGACAAGGCACTTATGTTATTCAAGCAAATGAAAGAGAGTGGCATTGATCCAGATATATGCACGTACAATGTACTTATTGATGGCCTATGCAAAGGTGGAAGACTTGTAGTTGCAAAAGAGATTTTTCAAGATCTTTCTGTGAAAGGCTATCCTCCAAATGTGAGGACATACACTATTATGATCAATGGGCTCTGCAGAGAGGGCTTGTTTGAAGAAGCATTGGCCCTGCTGTCGGAAATGGAACACAATGGTTGCTTACCAAATGCTGTGACTTTTGAAACTGTTATTCGTGCtttgtttgaaaaagatgagaatgaCATGGCGGAGAAATTTCTTCGGGAAATGGTTGCTAGAGGCTTATTGAATTGA
- the LOC112750958 gene encoding uncharacterized protein isoform X2: MLSMRRTPPIIQFNKILGSLSKTNHFHAAVSLFQQLQGRGIAPDLFTLSIVINCCCGMGRMALAFSILAKIFRMGFQPNTITLNTLIKGLCLIGNVEKALHFHDRVLAHGFQFNQVTYGTLINGLCKTGHTSAAIQVLRNIPRYGIVPNVVMYSAIIDSLCKDTLVSDAFHLYSEMLAKGIYPNVITYSSLIFGLCLVGQFKEAIDLLSDMVLKNVTPNVYTYNTLIDGLCKEGKIKDAKSVLAVMAKSGVKPDVVTYTSLMDGYCLVNQVNKAKYVFNTMAQSRVSLDAQSYTIMINGLCKSKMVDEALSLFEEMRRKYLVPNTITYSTLIDGLSKSKRISCALELLVKMHERGPPANVVTYNSLLDGMFNIKQVDKALMLFKQMKESGIDPDICTYNVLIDGLCKGGRLVVAKEIFQDLSVKGYPPNVRTYTIMINGLCREGLFEEALALLSEMEHNGCLPNAVTFETVIRALFEKDENDMAEKFLREMVARGLLN; encoded by the coding sequence ATGCTCTCTATGCGTCGTACTCCTCCCATCATCCAATTTAACAAGATTTTGGGATCCCTTTCCAAGACGAACCATTTCCACGCTGCCGTTTCCCTTTTTCAGCAATTGCAAGGCAGAGGAATCGCTCCCGACTTATTTACTTTGAGCATCGTAATTAATTGTTGTTGCGGCATGGGTCGTATGGCGCTTGCTTTCTCTATATTGGCCAAGATTTTCAGGATGGGTTTTCAGCCTAATACCATAACGTTGAATACACTCATTAAAGGTCTCTGTCTCATTGGTAATGTTGAAAAAGCACTGCACTTTCATGACAGAGTGCTGGCTCATGGATTTCAGTTTAATCAAGTCACTTATGGGACCTTGATCAATGGCCTCTGTAAGACCGGACACACATCAGCTGCTATTCAAGTGTTGAGAAACATCCCACGGTATGGGATTGTTCCTAATGTCGTAATGTACAGCGCAATTATTGATAGTCTGTGCAAGGATACACTTGTAAGCGATGCTTTTCATTTATATTCTGAAATGCTTGCTAAGGGAATTTATCCTAATGTTATCACATACAGTTCTCTCATTTTTGGATTGTGTCTTGTGGGTCAATTTAAGGAAGCCATTGATTTGCTAAGTGATATGGTGCTTAAAAACGTTACTCCCAATGTTTATACTTACAATACTTTGATTGATGGGCTATGCAAGGAAGGAAAGATCAAAGATGCTAAGAGTGTATTGGCTGTAATGGCAAAATCTGGTGTAAAACCAGATGTAGTTACTTATACCAGCTTAATGGATGGATATTGTTTGGTTAATCAGGTGAATAAGGCAAAATATGTATTCAACACAATGGCACAAAGTAGAGTGTCACTTGATGCTCAAAGTTACACTATCATGATTAATGGCTTGTGCAAAAGTAAAATGGTCGATGAAGCCTTGAGTCTCTTTGAAGAAATGCGTCGTAAGTACTTGGTTCCAAACACTATAACCTACAGCACTCTTATTGATGGCttgagcaaatcaaagagaatctCTTGTGCTTTGGAGCTTCTTGTCAAGATGCACGAAAGAGGTCCACCCGCTAATGTAGTCACTTACAATTCCTTGTTGGATGGGATGTTTAATATCAAACAAGTTGACAAGGCACTTATGTTATTCAAGCAAATGAAAGAGAGTGGCATTGATCCAGATATATGCACGTACAATGTACTTATTGATGGCCTATGCAAAGGTGGAAGACTTGTAGTTGCAAAAGAGATTTTTCAAGATCTTTCTGTGAAAGGCTATCCTCCAAATGTGAGGACATACACTATTATGATCAATGGGCTCTGCAGAGAGGGCTTGTTTGAAGAAGCATTGGCCCTGCTGTCGGAAATGGAACACAATGGTTGCTTACCAAATGCTGTGACTTTTGAAACTGTTATTCGTGCtttgtttgaaaaagatgagaatgaCATGGCGGAGAAATTTCTTCGGGAAATGGTTGCTAGAGGCTTATTGAATTGA
- the LOC140179374 gene encoding uncharacterized protein, protein MKFNSKHDFIEAVRKFTIQEGRQINFKRNESYRVRAVCKYKKEGCKWVAYASMDHEGTCWQMKTFNNNHICARRTKNRAANRKWLASKLVKKIRKYPNLKHGEASDYFKRKCDIDLNKSSLTRALSDARNIVYGDAAAQYTLLRDYAETLLKSNPGSTIKIGVKPQPEGEPTFEKMYICLDGCKKGFKAGCRPLIGLDGAFLEDKY, encoded by the coding sequence ATGAAGTTCAATAGCAAACATGATTTTATTGAGGCCGTGAGAAAGTTCACCATACAAGAGGGGAGGcaaatcaatttcaaaagaaaTGAGAGTTATAGGGTGAGAGCTGTTTGCAAGTACAAGAAGGAGGGTTGTAAGTGGGTTGCATATGCCTCTATGGATCATGAAGGGACTTGCTGGCAGATGAAAACATTCAACAACAACCACATATGTGCAAGGAGAACTAAAAATAGGGCAGCAAATAGGAAGTGGTTAGCCTCAAAGCTggtaaagaaaataagaaaatatccTAACCTGAAACATGGAGAAGCGTCTGATTACTTCAAGAGGAAGTGTGATATTGACCTCAATAAGTCCTCTCTGACTAGAGCCTTAAGTGATGCAAGGAACATTGTATATGGAGATGCGGCAGCACAATACACACTTCTTAGAGACTATGCAGAGACACTATTGAAAAGTAACCCTGGATCAACTATTAAAATAGGAGTGAAGCCGCAGCCTGAAGGAGAACCAACTTTCGAAAAAATGTACATATGTCTCGATGGATGcaagaaaggattcaaggctGGGTGTCGGCCTCTAATTGGGCTAGATGGAGCCTTTTTGGAGGACAAATACTAG